The proteins below come from a single Juglans regia cultivar Chandler chromosome 12, Walnut 2.0, whole genome shotgun sequence genomic window:
- the LOC108994793 gene encoding pathogenesis-related protein STH-2-like, with product MGVIKISHSFATQITPDRMFKALIMDSHNICPKLMFSSIKSIEFVEGQGEAGSIKQINFTEASPFKYVRHRIDAIDEEKFTCKHTLIEGDALMDKLEYVTYEVKFEGYGRGGCICKLSSEYKAKEGVEIKEEDIELGKDRAIGMYEVVEAYLLAHPRAYT from the exons ATGGGTGTCATCAAAATCAGCCATTCTTTTGCAACTCAGATTACTCCGGACAGGATGTTCAAGGCCTTGATCATGGACTCCCACAACATCTGCCCCAAGCTCATGTTCTCATCCATAAAGAGTATTGAATTTGTTGAAGGCCAAGGAGAGGCTGGGAGCATCAAACAGATCAATTTCACTGAAG CAAGTCCTTTCAAATATGTGAGGCACAGGATTGATGCAATTGATGAGGAGAAGTTCACATGCAAGCACACTTTGATCGAAGGCGATGCATTAATGGACAAGCTTGAATATGTTACCTATGAGGTGAAGTTTGAGGGATATGGCAGAGGTGGATGTATCTGTAAGTTGAGCAGTGAATATAAAGCAAAAGAAGGTGTAGAGATCAAAGAAGAGGATATTGAGCTTGGAAAGGACAGAGCCATAGGGATGTACGAAGTTGTGGAGGCCTACCTCTTGGCGCACCCTCGTGCCTATACTTAA